The window CGTAGCGGCAGACCAGTCCGGCTTCGTCCAGCGCCGCCAGGTCGCGCTCCATCGCCGCCGTCGGGTGCGCGTCCGCGCGCAACGGCCAGAGGAACCCGTTGAGCACGGCGGGGGCGTCCTTCGCCCGTCCCTCGTCGTCCAGCACCGTCGGGAGGTACGCGTAGGTGAACGCCGTCTCCAGGTCGAGCGCCGCGAGTCGCTCGTCCTGCGCGTCGTCCGGGTGGATGCTGCGGGGCTTTTGCGGCATGACGGCAGTATCCCCGACGGGGCCACGTGCCGGCCTGCACCGAGTGCGCAGTTCGGCACTGGTCGACCCCGCGTTCGTGGTGCCGATCTGCGCACTGGGCGCACGTCGGCCCCCGCAGCCGCTCCGATCAGCGGAATCTGTCGTCCCTGCAGCTGGCAAGGATCCGCTTGCCGTTGTGCAGCTTGAAGGTCACGCCGACGCCCATGCCTGGGCCCAAATTCGGCATGTCGAACGAGTGCCGGTCGTTGACGACAACGTTGGTCCGCACCCTCTCCGAGCCGCGGGCGGTAGGGATACACCCGAACCGACCTGACCCCAGTCGGCCCGCGTGGAACGAACGGGCATGGCCGATCGCGCGGACGGCGGACGCACCGTCATGCGCGCCGTGGAACGGTGCCGCGCCCGCGGTGGCTCTAGCGACGTGGCCTGGTGATGATGATCCCGCCTGCGACCTCGCAGTCGTCGCACGGCGGGTACTTGCCGAGTGTGCAATCCAGAACGATCGCCTTCCCGTTCCAAAGGGTGTACCTCGCGCCGAACTCCACGATGTCCCGGCTCTTGGCGTAAAAGGTCGGCGGCAGGTCGCGCCACTTGGTGAAGATGATCTTCTCGGAGTGATGGTTCACGGAGTAAGTCGAGCCCTGGACGCGCCTGATTCGGTTGTTGTCGAAGTTGCCTGACCCGCTCGGGTGCGTGATCCGAATGCGGACCCGCTTGCCGTTGTCATCCATGAGGGCGCGCAGCTTCACGCCGTGGCGCTCGGTCAGGCACGTCTTCAGTCGCTCGGAATGGTCCCGGGCATCGACGGGGGAGGCGAGGACGGCGGTCGGCAGCAGCAGTGCGGCGCTGGCAGCAAGAGCAACGTTTCGGCGCATGGTGGGCACCTCCTGAGCGCACTGTGCGCTGCTGAGTGAGGCTTCTAAACCTTCATCTGGCAAAGGCACTCAGACCCCGAACAGGACCGGCACGCCACGTACTGCGCGAACCTCCTGGCGAACATCTCGGACTCGTCGAGCGCGTACTCGGCCCATTCTTCGCCGTGGAGCGAGTCGGAGATCAGCTGACGGACGGTCGGCGTCCGGCGCAGCACCTCTACTGCGGGGGCGGCGTCCAGGCCACCAACATCGTCCAGGACGGGGCCGAGCTCGTGGAGTGCTGTCCGGGAAGCGCGAGCGTCGACGCCATCTCGATCGCCCGAGCGTTTTACGTCATTGATGGATGCTGCGGGGCCTCTGCGGCATGACGGCAGTATCCCGCGTCCGTCGGTGGGGCCGACTACCGTGGCGGGTGTGTGTGGGAGGTACGGAGCGAGCTGGGGGGTGGACGACCTCGTCGCCGAGTTCGATCTGGACTCGGTCGACGTGCCGGTCTCCGAGCGCCTCGAGGCTGACTACAACGTCGCGCCGACGAAGCCGGTGTACGCGGTCGTGACGCGGCGGGGCCGGGACGAACCGGCCGAGGCCGAGGCCACGCGCCGCCTGGCGACGCTGCGGTGGGGCCTCGTGCCGTTCTGGGCCAAGGACCCGAAGATCGGCGCCCGCATGATCAATGCGCGGATCGAGACCGCGGCCGAGAAACCGGCGTTCCGGGAGGCGTTCGCGAAGCGGCGCTGCCTGCTCCCCGCCGACGGCTACTACGAGTGGTACACCCCGACCGACGGGGCGGCGAAGAAGCAGCCGTTCTTCATCCGTCGCCGTGGCGGCGGGGTGCTCGCGATGGCCGGCCTCTACGAGTTCTGGCGCGACCCCACCAAGGACCGCGACGACCCCGACGCGTGGTGGCGGACCTGCACCGTCATCACGACGACGGCCAGCGATGCGATCGGCGAGATCCACGACCGCCAGCCGATGTTCGTCGAGCCCGGGGCGTGGGCCGATTGGCTGAGTCCCGAGCAGTCGGACCCGGACGCCCTCCGCGGGCTGCTCGTCCCCAGCCCGGGCGACGGGCTCGAGGCCTACCCCGTCTCGACCGCGGTCAACAACCACCGCAACAACGGCCCGGAGCTCGTCGTGCCCCTCGAGCACGCCGAGCCGCAGACACTCTTCTGACGGCATCCGGTGTTCTGACCAGCGGTGCGCGACCATGGGTCGGTGCGACCGATCGTCCCCGCCCTCGCCCTGCTTCTCGGTGCGCTGCTGCCGGCCGCCTGCGCCGACGACGCCGACCGCGCCGCTCCGACCCCGGCCGGCTCGACGACCGCGACCGCCGTGCCGACGGCGAGCGCGGGCCCGACCGCGGACCCCGCCCGCCTCGCCGCCCTCGGGGTCAACGA of the Sporichthya polymorpha DSM 43042 genome contains:
- a CDS encoding SOS response-associated peptidase family protein, with amino-acid sequence MCGRYGASWGVDDLVAEFDLDSVDVPVSERLEADYNVAPTKPVYAVVTRRGRDEPAEAEATRRLATLRWGLVPFWAKDPKIGARMINARIETAAEKPAFREAFAKRRCLLPADGYYEWYTPTDGAAKKQPFFIRRRGGGVLAMAGLYEFWRDPTKDRDDPDAWWRTCTVITTTASDAIGEIHDRQPMFVEPGAWADWLSPEQSDPDALRGLLVPSPGDGLEAYPVSTAVNNHRNNGPELVVPLEHAEPQTLF